The nucleotide window TTAAAACAAcagtttagttgctctgtcatgtccaactgtttgagaccccatggactgcagcatgccacgccttcctgtccatcaccaactcccggagtctactcaaattcatgtccattgagttggtgatgccatccaaccatctcaacctctgtaatccccttctcctcctgccctcaatctttcccagcatcagggtcttttcaaatgagccaggtcttcgcatcaggtggccaaagtattggagtttcagcttcagcatcagtcctttcaatgaatattcaggactgatttcctttaggatggactggttggatctccttgcagtccaagggactctcaagagtcttttccaacaccaaaagcatcaattatttggtgctcagctttctttatagtccaactctcacatccatacatgaccactgggaaaaccatagccttgactagagggacctttgttggcaaagtaatgtctctgctttttaatatgctgtctaggttggttataactttccttccaaggagcaagcatcttttaatttcatggctgcaatcaccatctgcagtgattttggagcccaaaaatataaaatctgtcactgtttcaactgtttctccatctatttgctatgaagtgatggaaccagatgccatgatcttagttttctgaatgttgagctttaagccaactttttcactctcctctttcactttcatcaagaggctctttacttctttgcatatctgaggttattgatatttctcctggcaatcttgattccagcatgtgcttcctccagcccaatgtttctcatgatgtactctgcatagaagttaaataggcagggtgacaatatacagccttgacgtcctccttttcctatttggaaccagtctgttgttccatgtccagttctaactgttgcttcctgacctgcatacagatttctcaagaggcaggtcaggtgacaaaatgtggtccactggagaagggaatggcaaaccacttcagtgttcgtGCCTTGAGGACAATTAGAAAAGGGTATATATaaaacttggagaagggaatggcaacccactccagtattcttgcctggagaatcccgtggacagaggagcctggtgggttgctgtcctagggtcgaacagagtcggacacgactgaagtgacttagcatgcatgaatgcatatataaaactgagctttccaggtggcactagtggtaaggaaccctcctgtcaatgcaagaaACGTGAGAGACATGGGCATCAACccctggggaagatcccttggaagagggcatggcaacctactccagtattctggcctggagaatcctatggacagaggagactgcaggctacagtccatacggtcacacagagtcggacacaactggagtgacttagcatgcacccacgcATATATAAAGCTCTGGATCTATAAATGGATTCCtttaaaaccaccaccaccctcacaCTTCTGGAAGTCTGTGCTTCCTCTGGAGGTACTGGTTTGAAGGAACACTTCTTTCAGTGATTAATTAAAGCATCTATAAGGGCTGGAAGCTCAGGTAAGCAGTTGCTCAAGGGCTCCAGAGCTCAGCATGTGCAGGGTAGCAGGCCATGGACACCATGTACAGGGCCCCTCTAGGCCCACCAGTCTCAGCCTGGGCCCATAAGCCTACAGCCCCGCTATTTTCATgtctttcaataatattttttgtCAAACTGTGAACGTGTGGATTTAGCTCATTGAATCCCAGTAAAAATTCTGTCAGGTGCAGAACTAGCACTGCCAAATCAATTAGCTAAATTATGACTTTTAATCATAAAATTTGACTTAATTTTTCAGttcaaataaattcattaataaacatttcaaaagcTATTACAGAAAGCTCTGGAAAGATGAATGCATTTTAAACAGATTAATAAAACCAGTCAAATCACAATTAAATAATGCagatataatttattcattttaatagatTAAACAAGTAAGAATAAACCTATATACATTTCTCATCATTTAAATTGTAATGATGCAATGTTATATGTAGttaaaatataactatatattaaaatatgggcttcccagattgagctagtgataaagaacctgcctgccagtgcaggagatgtaagggatgTGGCTTcagtccttaggttgggaagatctccttgaggagggtatggcaacccactctagtattcttacctggagaatcccatggaccgaggagcctggtgggctacagtccatagagttgtagagttggacacaactgaaatgacttagcatgcatgcatacatattaaaaaataatgaaggatGAGTAACtaattaaaagtaattaaaagcaTGATATTTCCTTACTATTGAAAACTGGTCATCAGCTTTTGCTATAAAGTAAGAAAATCATAGACACTGCTTCATAAATAACTCTGTTAATGTCATATATATCATAATCAAAATATCCCTGTATTTAATGAGAGAGAACAGCGTATGAAGCTAAAAAATCTATTTGGCCCAGCATCTAGGAAGTCAATCTTTATAGCAGATAGCAAATATTACATATATCATGAAACAAAGTAAGATGATGATTGAATGTAATTGGAATATATAGTTCATGATATAATCAAATTATATGTTTTAACTTACTGCATGGcagagtgtatatgtatataacacatatatagcagaatgaatttaaaataaatcactttACCTTCCAGTCCCTTGGTTTCACCCAGTGTGTTTCGAAGAATCTGATGCTCTGTAAAATATTCTAATTATATTAAAAGAATTAGAACACTCttggacataaatcacagcaagatcctctataacccacctcctaaagtaaaggaaataaaaataaaaataaacagatgggatctagttaaacttaaaagctttttcacagtgaaggaaactataaacaaggtgaaaagacaaccctcagaatgggagaaaataatagtgaatgaaacaactgacaaaggattaatctccaaaatgtacaagcagGTCATtcagctcaataccaaaaaaaacaaaaaactcaatcaaaaagtaaGCAGAAGGCCTaaccagacatttctccaaagaagacacacaggtggctaataaacatatgaaaagatgctagcacaccatcgctcattattagagaaatgtaaatcaaaactataacgaggtatcacctcacaccagtcagaatgaccatcatcaaaaaatctacaaacaataaatgctggagaggatgtggagacaagggaaccctcttcccCATTGATGGGATTGCAAAATGATATAGTCACTgtgaacagtatggagattccttaaaaaactaagaataaaactaccatatgacccaacaatcccactactgggtatataccctgaggaaaccaaaattgaaaaatacacatgtacccccagtgttcattgcagcactatttacaacagctaagacatggaagcaacctagatgctcattgacagatgaatggataaagaagttgtggtacatacacacaatggaatattactcagccataaaaaggaatgtgtttgactcagttctaataaggtggatgaacctagagcctattatacagagtgaagtaagtcagaaagagaaaaacaaataccgtatATTATCacataaatatgggcttccctggtggctcagacggtaaagaatccgcctgcaatgcgggagacctgggttcaatccctgggttgggaagatcccctggaggagggaatggcaaacctctccagtattcttgcctggagaatccccacggacagaggaatctggcgggctacagtccatggggtcacaaagagtcagacacgactgaatgactaagcatacaatgcataaatatggaatctagaaagatggtactgatgcacctatttgcagggcagtaatggagacacagacatagagaacagacttacgggcacagtgggggaggaagagggtggggcaaatggagagagtagcatggaatcATATACATCACCATACGTAAAATTAGATAGTCCgtggaatttgctgtataatgcagggagctcaaattcaGTGCTTGGTGAtaagctagaggggtgggatgggatggaagGTAGGAGAGaagttcaagaggaagggaataTACATATagctatggatgattcatgttgatatatggtagaaaccaacgcaatatttttaagcaattatcccccaattaaaaataaatttttaaaaaggaattagtGTCACTACACTAAGCAGTACTGCCTCACACTTTGACGGTGCTTTTGTTTCCAGCTAATAAAATCTgacgtgttagtcgctcagtcatgtccaactctttttggaGAGGGTTTAGGGCATGTTAGGATGGGGGCCAGTAGAGGTCACGCTGCAGGAAAAGGCAGGTGTGAGCTGACACCCCGCCACCTCCTCAGGTCCCAGTCTGCAAGCTTTTCATCTTCTCTGTGTTCTACCTCCTTTCTCCAGGAGTCTAGTCCCTATGGGGGCCTCCCACCTTTGAGTCTGTGGAGGAGGAGTGGGTGGTCCCCTGATCTCCTGGGGGTTAAGACCTCTCCAGAGATGGGCCCAGGGGTGGGGTGCGTGATCTGTCCAAGGTTACTCAGAAGGTCGGTGGCAGGACTGGGactcacaccaggcctcctgggcCCCCACAGGAGCCACATTCCCAGCACCTGAGTCCCCAAGGCCCCTATTTCACAAGGTTGGTCAGGGAGCTACAGCATACTCCTCCTTGACAGGTGAAGGGAAGGGGGCACCCAGGAGGTTGGTGGAGCTGGGGCACAGGTCCTCAAAGGGTGGCACGGCTGGAGTGGGGGGGGTCACATCATGGGTTGGCAGGGATGGCTGTtgggggtgctgctgctgctgctgcttcttctggTTCACTTTGTGCTCCTTTGCCTGCTGATTTTGGAACCAGATCTTCACGTGACTTTCAGTAAGCCCCCATTAGCAGCCAGCTCTGATTTCCCCTGAATGGCGATGTAATGACTGTACAgcacttccttctccagctccaggCACTGGTGATCAGTGTAgctgttttgttattttagtccctaagttgtgtctgattcttttacaatctcatggactgtagcccatcaggctcctgtgtccatgggatttctcaggcaagaatactggagtgggttgtcatttccttctccaggtgatctttcagacccaggttttgaacctgtgtctcttgcattggcaggcggatcttTACtatgagccatcaggggagccagTTTGGTGTAGACTACATAGTTTTTGTCTTTGGTCCTGGTCTTACCCCTGCCATTGCCACCTTCAGCTGCCACGCTACACCACATCCACTCACAGGAAGTCTGGCTTTGCCCTCCGGGTGAGGACGGTATGCCTGGGCTGCAGAGACACTGCACCAGGAGACCAGGGCCACACCCCCGGGGACTTGGGCACCACGCACTAAAGCTCCATGTGTGTACtgatcgctcagtcatgttcgactcttggtgaccccgtggactatagtctgccagggtcctttgtccatgggattctccaggcaagaatactggagtgggttgccattcccttctccaggggagtcttcctgacccaggaatcaaaccctggtctcccacattgtctttaccttctgagccaccagggaagcctctaaagCTCAGAGGAGGCCTGAAAGCCAGAGGGGTGGACTGGCGGTGGGAGCCCATTTACCCTTTGGTGCAGCGAAGGGTGCATCTGAGTAGCTGGCGAAGTCTGGGTACTGCAGGAGCCTGGGGGTCGAGGTCAGGTTTGGGGTGTGGGGATGTAGGCTTGTGGGCCCAGGCTGAGACGTGCGCCTGGCGGGTCCAGGTTCCCAGGAGAATCATGTCCAGCCACAGCCCACCAAGCACATAGTCCATCCACATCAGGTACACGGTGTACACGCCTCTCCCCGCTGTGTCTGCTGGGCCCTGCGGGCTTGGAGCAACTATTCACCTGGACTCCTGGCCCTTGTAGATGCTTTTCAATTGACCATTGAAAGAAGTGCtccttcctttaaattttttctttttctttttttttctgcattggcTCTGTGGTATCCTTGAGTTTCTTACACCTGGAAACCACCACAGTGGAATTCCAGGTAGGGGAGGGCTGGTCTTTTCTTTATAAAGTGtgaaggaaaattttgaaagaaaggcTAGGAAAGCCAAATCTTTATGACAATTAGCAAAGGCTATATATAAAGATCTGGATATATAAACAGATTCCTTTAAAATCATCACTACCCTCACACTCCTGAAATTCAGTATTTCCCCTGCAGGTACTGGTTTGAAGGCCATTTCTTGGCCTACCACCAAAACAGTAGAGGTGGACCAAAGTGATAGACAAGATACGTGTCGTGGGTAGAATCCACAGAACTTGATAATAAATTGAATTGGGGTAGAGAGTAAGGGAGAAGTGAGTGTCAAGGAAGACTCCGCAGTAGAGCTGCTATTTTTTGAGATAGAGAAGACACGGGAAGAAGATGGCTTCATAGTTTTTTTGTTTATCTTGTTCTGTTTTAGACAATTTATTGACTGatattttattgagttataactCTAATGTTTTGGCTAAGTTTATCGAATAGAAATGATTATTGGCACGTAAGGTAACCTTATTTGCAAAatgattttcccttttaaaatgtctttcctcACCCTCAACATTCAAATTCTTAGCAGCTTCTCAGACTCAAATTCATCCTCAAATTTTATTGTGATGTGCTGAATGATTACATATTCAAGCTTAATTGATATGAATAGTGGGAAGTTTATTCTTAAACACAGTTTTAGCTATAGTAGAATGCAGCAAAACTCTATATTGCTTTTCTTCTGTGGCCCCTACCAAGAAATATAAAGAAGGGACCCATGCGTCCTGTGTGGTacatagtaagtgttcagtaaagAAATGTTGAGTCACATATAGGATATTCACCTACTAAATTTTttataagacatttaaaaagaaatgaggcatTTTTACATagacacataaacacacaatTCAACTATTTCTTAGGATTCCTTTAGCTTGCCAACCAAACAACGTAGCTCACCACCCAGTTCTACAAGAATGAAGTCCCTGGCCACTGCAGTCGCTGACCTTCAACACATCCCGAAAGGAGTTCCAGACAGAgagcaggaatgaggcactctgtgctctaggGAAATTTGGTAGAGCTGGCCTTCAGGTAGTTAGATCTTTTCAGAAGACTTCATGAgcctaatttttttaatatcttctcacATCTAGAagagcactaaaatcattaagagacatttgctccttgtGACTATCAGCAACCTTCTCTGCACTAGCAGCAAGCCTCTGCCAAAATGTATGCTTGACTGCATGTATTCCCCTTCATCAAAATCATACATACTGACCTCTGCCAGACTCCCACCTCTGGCaagcagttcctcagagccaTCTGAGAGGTTGTGTCCTGGACTATAGTCCTCATAAGCACCCCCACTCCAACAAAATGTAACTCACAGCTCTCAGTTTGGGCATCTATTTTCAGTCCACACACTCTTACACTCATATTATATGCCCATATATAACCTTTTACTAATAACTGAGGCTTTTAAATGGTAAGTTTATGCCCACATGAACTTACTTATTAATTTAACAAACTTATTTAATAAACAGtttattaattcaataaatttattatttaataaacttATTAAGTATTTTGTTCACAACATAAacgttttgaaaatattaaaaagccatTTCTTTCAAAGGTCCCAGAGGGGCTCATTCTGCAATGTCTCCGTTTTTCCTGTGCAAGTGATTGACATGTTAGACTGAGGTCTATAACGTGCAAAATATCATATGTGCTTTTAGTGCACATTTCTGCCTCCACCCTTTTCTGCACCGTCAGTGTCGTGATGCCCTTTGCGGCTGTGATATCGCTGGCGTGGGAACCTAGAAGGCGCTGGCCACTTCATTGGCCGGTCCAGTGTCGGCCCTGATCCTGCCCCATGCCCCCAGCATCCATTGCGCGGGCCTTGAGACCACACCCCTGAAACCGCTAGCCATGGCGCCCTGGGGTTTGCAGGTGGGTCTCCAGGCGGTCCTCTTTGGTTCTTCAAGGGCATCCTCGCCTGGCGCTTTCCTTTCCAGCATGTGCGGGCCAAGCCTCACTATTCAGCCCTAAAATGGGCCCAGGCGGCCACTGGGCCACAGAGCAGCAGGTAAGGGCCTCGGGGACTGCGTTCCATAACGGCTGGGACCTCGGGACCTCGGGGGCCCGGTGACCGTTGGTTTGCAGGGCTGCCTGAGAACGGAAGGCCTCGACGTCGTTACGCAGTCGTTGTGCACCGCCCTGCGCCAGGCGCCAGTCAGACGACTGTCCCTGCCCTCGAAGAGCTCGTCTTCCTGGCGCAGGGCTTGTTGGTTTCTGTTTATGAGGCTGAGTGAGCTCTCTTCTACTCCTGCCTCAATGCGAGCTTGGTGTTTATATCCCCGATAAGTGAGTAATGAACTCTTAAAAAATTTGCGTAATATATacttacacatatgtgtgtacacGTGACACAAATATAGATGAATATGTGTGTGATTTTATGTGAGTAAACAGACTCTTCaaagaattaatatattttattacattattaACATTCATAGATGTACTTGCATTCATGGGATAAACTCCACTAAGATATGTATCAGTACATGTGTATGTATCATATGTGTACATAGGCAGacattgttggatttgatttgttaatgttttatttatgataTTTGCACTTACATTCATAAATGTTATTGTCTATGTAATTTTTTGGTGTAGTATACAGTTCTTGTCTTGTTTGGGAATCACTGCTCTTTAAGTTTCAAGAAATGAGTTCAATGACTTTCCTTCTTTACTTGTGAAGTTTGTATATCATAAGGATTTTCTGTTCTTTGCTTGTTTGATAAACCTCACCTGTGAAACACTTTCAGCCTCGTGTCTGTTACTTTTGGGAGTAAATGAGAGCCTTTTGTgtacttttctgttttcctttcaacttcatcaagttgatgaaggaaatcaattaattttattgatcttgaTTGTTTTCTGTTATACTGATTTCCCTGCCTTTAAGCTTGTTCAGTTTCTAGCTTCTTTATTGAATCCTTTATTTACTTGCAATctttaaaatactaaattaaTTTAATgctcttcttatttttaattctaagagCTGCTAAAACTGCATCCACGAACCTTAAATATGTGATATTTTCTGAATGGTTCTAACTAGAgagtaatttccatttttattttctttttaatctgttaCTTTATTTAGGAGTGCTATTTCAAGTCTTCAAActagacagttttttaaaaatctgtttttatttttgacttatttatttgctttatgtTAGAAAATGTAGTCTACATAATATTATATCTTTGAAGTGTATTAAGTCTTTGGTTACCTAGCATATCATcaatttttataagtattttatgTGATTTGAAAGGAAAGTAAATTCTTTTATTAGGTACAGGGTTCCCtctatttatattgtttttgtttagttgctaagtcacgtctgactcttttgcgaccctatggactgtagcccaagacTGTTCATTGGGAGGGTCAAatcttgtgtatatgtactacttTTTTTGCTCACTTGATCTATAGATCATTGAGATAGGTTGAAATAGCTCACCATGTTTTTGCGAAATGTCGAGTTTCCTGTAATTCTGTCAGGCtttgctttgtatattttgaggCAATCTTAGGTACTTAAAAGTTATAAGTATTATAGCTCTTTGATGGATTGTCCCTTCTATTATTATGTTGAGTCTCCATTTCTCCTTATTAATGCTTTTcctttaaattctattttgtctgatagaaTGTTGTTAAATCAGTGTTGTTTTTATTACCATTGGCATGGTAtagtattttctgtttctttgtttctttattgcACGACATAATATGTCTAAATGTAtatttcagtggcattaaattGTTGTGTGTCTATTACCACAATCCATCTTCCCAAC belongs to Bos javanicus breed banteng chromosome 16, ARS-OSU_banteng_1.0, whole genome shotgun sequence and includes:
- the LOC133228284 gene encoding LOW QUALITY PROTEIN: homeobox protein CDX-1-like (The sequence of the model RefSeq protein was modified relative to this genomic sequence to represent the inferred CDS: inserted 1 base in 1 codon), translating into MTERSVHTWSFSAWCPSPRGCGPGLLVQCLCSPGIPSSPGGQSQTSCEWMWCSVAAEGGNGRGKTRTKDKNYVVYTDHQCLELEKEVLYSHYIAIQGKSELAANXGLTESHVKIWFQNQQAKEHKVNQKKQQQQQHPQQPSLPTHDVTPPTPAVPPFEDLCPSSTNLLGAPFPSPVKEEYAVAP